The following coding sequences lie in one Vitis vinifera cultivar Pinot Noir 40024 chromosome 19, ASM3070453v1 genomic window:
- the LOC100256921 gene encoding myb family transcription factor IPN2 isoform X2, with the protein MFHHKKPSTMNSHDRPMCVQGDSGLVLTTDPKPRLRWTVELHERFVDAVTQLGGPDKATPKTIMRVMGVKGLTLYHLKSHLQKFRLGKQPHKEFNDHSIKDASALELQRNIASSSGVMSRNTNEMQMEVQRRLHEQLEVQRHLQLRIEAQGKYMQTILEKACQTLAGENMALGNYKGIGNQGVPDMGAMKDFGSSLNFPSLQDLNIYGGDQLDLQQSMDRSLDGFIQNTENMCLGKKRPSPYSGSGKNPLIWSDDLRMQELGTAASCLGSQDDPFKGDQIQIAPPSMDRGADMDSISDIYETKPILSGDPMGEKKFDGSGSAKLGRPSPRRAPLPTDRMNPMINAGAMPQGRSSYG; encoded by the exons atgTTCCATCACAAGAAGCCTTCTACTATGAATTCTCACGATAGACCCATGTGTGTTCAAGGTGACTCTGGCCTTGTCCTCACCACCGACCCAAAGCCCCGCCTCCGGTGGACTGTTGAGCTCCATGAACGCTTTGTTGATGCTGTCACTCAGCTTGGAGGACCTGATA AGGCCACCCCGAAGACCATCATGAGAGTCATGGGTGTAAAAGGTCTCACTCTTTACCATCTCAAGAGCCATCTCCAG AAATTCAGGCTTGGAAAGCAGCCACACAAGGAATTCAATGATCACTCAATTAAGGATG CTTCAGCATTAGAACTTCAAAGAAACATTGCATCTTCATCTGGGGTGATGAGCCGCAATACCAACGA GATGCAAATGGAGGTGCAAAGAAGGCTTCACGAACAACTGGAG GTCCAAAGACACCTCCAGTTGAGAATTGAAGCTCAAGGGAAGTACATGCAGACTATACTGGAGAAAGCTTGCCAGACACTTGCAGGTGAAAACATGGCTTTGGGAAACTACAAGGGTATCGGAAATCAAGGAGTTCCTGACATGGGAGCGATGAAGGATTTCGGTTCTTCCTTGAACTTTCCATCTCTTCAAGACCTAAACATTTATGGAGGTGACCAGCTTGACCTTCAACAAAGCATGGACAGATCACTTGATGGCTTCATACAGAATACTGAGAACATGTGTTTGGGAAAGAAGAGGCCTAGCCCTTATAGTGGTAGTGGCAAGAACCCTCTAATCTGGTCTGATGATCTTCGGATGCAAGAACTGGGAACAGCAGCATCCTGTCTAGGCTCTCAAGATGATCCATTCAAGGGTGATCAAATTCAAATTGCACCACCATCAATGGATAGAGGAGCTGATATGGATTCCATATCCGACATTTATGAAACAAAGCCAATTCTCTCTGGTGATCCTATGGGAGAAAAGAAATTTGATGGGTCGGGGTCGGCAAAGCTTGGAAGGCCATCGCCACGTAGAGCACCACTTCCCACAGATAGGATGAATCCCATGATCAATGCTGGTGCCATGCCACAAGGAAGAAGTTCATACGGGTGA
- the LOC100256921 gene encoding myb family transcription factor IPN2 isoform X1 — MFHHKKPSTMNSHDRPMCVQGDSGLVLTTDPKPRLRWTVELHERFVDAVTQLGGPDKATPKTIMRVMGVKGLTLYHLKSHLQKFRLGKQPHKEFNDHSIKDASALELQRNIASSSGVMSRNTNDNTHITDAIRMQMEVQRRLHEQLEVQRHLQLRIEAQGKYMQTILEKACQTLAGENMALGNYKGIGNQGVPDMGAMKDFGSSLNFPSLQDLNIYGGDQLDLQQSMDRSLDGFIQNTENMCLGKKRPSPYSGSGKNPLIWSDDLRMQELGTAASCLGSQDDPFKGDQIQIAPPSMDRGADMDSISDIYETKPILSGDPMGEKKFDGSGSAKLGRPSPRRAPLPTDRMNPMINAGAMPQGRSSYG; from the exons atgTTCCATCACAAGAAGCCTTCTACTATGAATTCTCACGATAGACCCATGTGTGTTCAAGGTGACTCTGGCCTTGTCCTCACCACCGACCCAAAGCCCCGCCTCCGGTGGACTGTTGAGCTCCATGAACGCTTTGTTGATGCTGTCACTCAGCTTGGAGGACCTGATA AGGCCACCCCGAAGACCATCATGAGAGTCATGGGTGTAAAAGGTCTCACTCTTTACCATCTCAAGAGCCATCTCCAG AAATTCAGGCTTGGAAAGCAGCCACACAAGGAATTCAATGATCACTCAATTAAGGATG CTTCAGCATTAGAACTTCAAAGAAACATTGCATCTTCATCTGGGGTGATGAGCCGCAATACCAACGA TAACACACATATAACTGATGCGATTAGGATGCAAATGGAGGTGCAAAGAAGGCTTCACGAACAACTGGAG GTCCAAAGACACCTCCAGTTGAGAATTGAAGCTCAAGGGAAGTACATGCAGACTATACTGGAGAAAGCTTGCCAGACACTTGCAGGTGAAAACATGGCTTTGGGAAACTACAAGGGTATCGGAAATCAAGGAGTTCCTGACATGGGAGCGATGAAGGATTTCGGTTCTTCCTTGAACTTTCCATCTCTTCAAGACCTAAACATTTATGGAGGTGACCAGCTTGACCTTCAACAAAGCATGGACAGATCACTTGATGGCTTCATACAGAATACTGAGAACATGTGTTTGGGAAAGAAGAGGCCTAGCCCTTATAGTGGTAGTGGCAAGAACCCTCTAATCTGGTCTGATGATCTTCGGATGCAAGAACTGGGAACAGCAGCATCCTGTCTAGGCTCTCAAGATGATCCATTCAAGGGTGATCAAATTCAAATTGCACCACCATCAATGGATAGAGGAGCTGATATGGATTCCATATCCGACATTTATGAAACAAAGCCAATTCTCTCTGGTGATCCTATGGGAGAAAAGAAATTTGATGGGTCGGGGTCGGCAAAGCTTGGAAGGCCATCGCCACGTAGAGCACCACTTCCCACAGATAGGATGAATCCCATGATCAATGCTGGTGCCATGCCACAAGGAAGAAGTTCATACGGGTGA
- the LOC104877794 gene encoding pentatricopeptide repeat-containing protein At2g13600, with amino-acid sequence MGSQNALLILYSEQGKWRELTAFYHQIRKQGFEPNSFTFSSLLKCLSSSQSPLLHAQPLHADAAKRGFVSSDPFVTNDLLTVYSRCGSPQSARKMFDEIPVPGPFCWNTMISCYFRESHCGAARELFDRMREAHLANDVTWSAVIAGYAQNSRPKDALFVFKEMRGECDEMGSPLSPMSHTITSVFSACGQLRDVILGEQIHGYVMKISSYVENDAFVGSVVVDMYGKCGFEELARFVFYSIVDKCVVVWTALIASYVCNECPCPAIEVFREMIYEGMEPNCVTLSSLISACSQIPDLMLGKEIHGFITRRRAATTPDVFISTSLIDMYGKCNYMVYGHRIFEKDKTYPRCNTTALWNATIAGYMENNFVSDAWDVFRSITHGEGINPNTVTMSIVLPLCARSSQLLSGKEIHCYALRNGLDQEIFVSNGLIDMYSKCGKLKLAENQFNRMMNEKNRISWTSMIDGHGIHGDGEGAIRVFESMVREEVKPDHITFVALISACSHAGLLEQGLRYFEEMSREYGIVPVEENYGTVVDLLARAGRFKEARDLIERMPIKPGANVWGALLGACRIHGNVKEAELAAHCLQKLEPKDSGFQKLLASIYLEAGRRENAEDLRSQMREMGMEKRQGFSWLETKEEIYESIDSDKHIPDTTETWSPEQLEISD; translated from the coding sequence ATGGGCTCGCAAAACGCCCTCTTAATCCTCTACTCTGAACAAGGAAAATGGCGGGAACTAACGGCCTTTTACCACCAAATCAGAAAACAAGGCTTTGAGCCAAACTCCTTCACCTTCTCATCTCTCCTCAAATGCCTTTCCTCTTCCCAATCTCCTCTCCTTCATGCCCAGCCCCTCCATGCCGACGCCGCCAAGCGCGGCTTCGTCTCCTCCGACCCCTTTGTGACCAACGACCTTCTCACGGTATATTCCCGATGCGGCTCACCGCAAAGTGCTCGCAAAATGTTTGATGAAATTCCTGTTCCAGGCCCATTCTGTTGGAACACCATGATATCTTGCTACTTCCGGGAATCCCATTGTGGGGCTGCTCGGGAGCTGTTTGATCGAATGCGTGAAGCCCATTTGGCTAATGATGTTACTTGGTCTGCGGTGATAGCGGGGTATGCTCAGAATAGCAGGCCTAAGGATGCATTGTTTGTATTCAAGGAGATGAGGGGGGAGTGCGATGAAATGGGCTCTCCCTTGTCGCCAATGTCTCACACCATTACAAGTGTTTTTTCAGCTTGTGGGCAGTTGAGGGATGTTATTTTGGGAGAACAAATTCATGGGTATGTGATGAAGATAAGCAGTTATGTTGAGAATGATGCTTTTGTTGGGAGTGTTGTTGTTGATATGTATGGTAAGTGTGGTTTTGAAGAGCTTGCgaggtttgttttttattcaataGTGGACAAGTGCGTTGTAGTTTGGACGGCACTGATTGCAAGCTACGTCTGTAATGAGTGCCCTTGCCCAGCTATTGAAGTTTTCCGGGAGATGATTTATGAGGGCATGGAGCCAAATTGTGTTACTCTATCTTCTCTAATTTCAGCTTGTTCCCAAATCCCAGACTTGATGTTGGGTAAGGAAATTCATGGTTTCATTACTAGGAGAAGAGCAGCAACAACTCCAGATGTTTTCATTTCAACATCCTTGATAGATATGTATGGTAAATGCAATTACATGGTGTATGGTCATCGGATATTTGAGAAGGATAAAACATACCCAAGATGTAACACAACAGCTTTGTGGAATGCAACAATTGCTGGGTATATGGAGAATAATTTTGTTAGTGATGCTTGGGATGTGTTTAGATCTATAACTCATGGTGAAGGGATTAATCCCAATACTGTTACCATGTCCATTGTTCTTCCTTTGTGTGCTAGATCTTCCCAGCTCCTCTCAGGTAAGGAAATCCACTGCTATGCTCTTAGAAATGGCTTGGATCAAGAAATCTTTGTAAGTAATGGCCTAATAGACATGTATTCCAAATGTGGAAAGCTTAAGCTGGCggaaaatcaatttaatagaaTGATGAATGAAAAAAACAGGATTTCATGGACCTCCATGATTGATGGGCACGGGATACATGGAGATGGAGAAGGTGCAATTAGAGTTTTTGAAAGCATGGTAAGGGAAGAAGTCAAGCCGGATCATATCACATTTGTGGCTCTCATCTCTGCTTGTAGTCACGCAGGCCTCTTGGAACAAGGTCTTAGATACTTCGAAGAAATGAGTAGAGAGTATGGAATTGTACCCGTGGAGGAGAATTATGGGACTGTTGTTGATTTGCTTGCACGAGCTGGGCGCTTCAAAGAAGCCAGGGATCTAATCGAACGAATGCCTATAAAGCCTGGTGCAAACGTTTGGGGGGCATTGCTTGGTGCCTGTAGGATCCATGGAAATGTCAAGGAGGCTGAGCTTGCCGCTCATTGTCTGCAAAAACTTGAACCAAAAGATagtggttttcaaaaattgttagCCAGTATATATCTAGAGGCTGGGAGGCGAGAAAATGCAGAAGATTTAAGGAGTCAAATGAGAGAAATGGGCATGGAAAAAAGGCAAGGATTCAGCTGGTTGGAGACTAAGGAAGAAATTTATGAATCCATTGACAGCGATAAGCACATTCCCGATACAACAGAGACTTGGAGTCCTGAACAACTAGAGATTTCagattaa